The Desulfatiglans sp. genomic interval AGCCCTGGGTTTCGACAGTCGTACATGTTGAAAATAAAGAGAGGGAGGAATTTATCAGGATAAGTAATACCCTGATTGCAATAAAAAGCGGGGCAGATGCTCAGGATAGAAGATGCAGGATCGATGCAGTCTATTTTGAGGAGGAGCTTAAGATACAGGTCCTCATATGGGGGACACTGGACTTCACTGATAAGATTCTTAAGATACTGGAGGAATTGTTAAAATGAAAAGAGATCGGGACACAGCAATAACAGTGTGTATTAAGAACCCGGATGCATTGAAGAAATATTATAATGCAATACTTGAGTATTGGCCTGTACCTATGGAAAAGATCTATATTCCAACTTCTCTTGGTAAAACACTTTGCATAAAATGCGGTGATGAAAAAAATCTGCCGATGATCCTTATCCACGGCTCCATGTCAAACTCTGCGTCATGGATGGCTGATATAAAGAGGCTGAGTGAAAAATACTGTACATATTGTCTTGATATCCCGGGTGACCCGGGCGGAAGTGAAGACAGGCGGTTTAACTGGCACGGGCCATATTTTTCACAGTGGATCAAGGAATGCATGGATTATTTGAAAGTTGATAGAGCTGTTGTCGGAGGCCTCAGCCTTGGTGGATGGGCATCTTTACGCTTTGCTATTGATTACCCTGAAAGGGTGAATAAGCTGTTACTGCTCGCCCCTGCCGGGCTTGCCCCTGTGAAGATGGCGCTTTCTTTTCTGTTTTTATCCCTGATGGGAAAATGGGGCAGGGAAAAAATACTTAAAAGGCTTTTTAAGGGCAGGGAGATCACAAAGGAGTTGCGTGATTTTTTTGAGGTAACAGCAGGAAACTGCAAACCCAGATATGGGAAAGTTCCGGTGTTTTCCGATAAGGAACTTGCATCCCTCTCGATACCCGTTATCTATATCGGTGCAAAAGAGGATGTGCTTATTGATACAAAAAGGTCTCATGAAAGGATATCAAAATGTGTCTCAAATCTGAAAAGTCTTGTCCTTGATGAAGGGCATGCACTTGTTGGATTATCTGATGAGGTTTTTGAGTTGCTGGGGTGAAGGAACCATCGGGTGGGCACAGGGGCCCACCCCTACAGTCTCTATGTGATTGTCATGGCTTTATTATTTATTTTGTAGGGGCAGGCCCCCGTGCCTGCCCTAACGCAATGAATATGATCTGCGAAATTATTCATGTATCAAGGCATAAAGACATAAAAAAAGCGGACACGCAGGTCCGCCCCTACAAAAATATAGAAATTATTTTGTGTTACATGTAGGGGCAGGCCCCCGTGCCTGCCCGTTTATACAGGCGCCTGCATTGGTTTCTGAATAAAAGCTGATAGCTGATAGCTGACCGCTGAAAGCTCTATATCTACAGCTCCGCGCAAACAACCTTTTTGAATTTCCCTTTTTCCAGATGATAATGGATAAACTGCGGGATCACGGCCTTTTGCCCGACCTTAAGAGGTGTGAGTTTGGGCCAGTCTGAGGCGGCAACGGCCTCTGGTGTTAACTCCTTCACGCCCTCAATCTGTACCCTGGCTTCAAGCACAACATTATATTCATCAGAAACAAAACGATCCACGATCACAGACTCTTTAATATAATTATGAAGGAAGGCATAAAACTTTTTTACTGATTCGCGGGTCTTAAAGGAACCGCCCACATGTACCATCTCAAAGTCATCAGCAAAATATTTAAGAAAACCATCATAATCTCTGCTGTTAAATTTCTTTAAATAAACATCAAATTCTTCACGGGTCATATATGTGTCTCCTATCTAAAAGTATTTTTATAAAAATTATATTAAGTGCCTGTACAAAAATTGTCGTTTTGTTCGACGGCTGTCAGCCATCAGCGTTCAGCTTTCAGCTAAAGCATTTAAGACAAAGCCTTATCTCACGGCTGATAGCTGAAAGCTGAAAGCTTTTAAATTTCCCTCCCGATACGCGAACCATCCCCTATTGCATCTATAATCAGGGCAGGGTCACCGCAGTCGCCAATCTGATATATCTCAGGCGCTGTACCCTTCATTCTTGTCATTAACTCAGTATCCGGTAACATTGGTAATGCAGGCAATATGGTATCTGCCTCAAGGGTCTTTTTCTCTCCCTCTTTCGTAATGATAGTGAGCCCCCTCTCTGTTATCTCTTCATACTTAACGCCGGGATACAGTGTCACACCCTTTTGTTCTAGCCATCCAAACAGCCTGACCTTATGGTTCTCAATCACCATCTTTCCCATCTTCTCAGCGGTCTCCACAACTGTTACCTTCCTGCCGCGCTTAACAAGGAACACTGCTGTCTGGAGCCCATGTATGCCGCCGCCGATAATCACAACATTTTTTCCGATGGGCATCCAAATTTTCGTGGCCCATATGAGAAGCCTGGGGCTGAAGAACCTCAGGAAATTCTTTAATGTTCGATTCAGGTCAGCGGCCTTAACCACCTTTGGTGAATCGATGCCAGGTATATCCGGAACAGAATACAGCCCGCCTGTGGCTAGTATTAGCACATCGGGCTTAATCTTTTCAATGAGCGTCCTGTTTACCTCTTTACCAAGATTGATCTTTACCCCCAGCTTTGTAATCTGGGTGTAAAGATAACGAACCAGTGCCGGAAGGTCTTCAATATCAAGCCCCTTGATCGTGGCTGCCACAGGCACTGAGCCGCCCAGGTAATGTTCCTTCTCATAGAGTGTTACATCATGTCCCCTTAGGGCAGCCACCCTTGCGGCCTCCATACCGGCTGGCCCGCCGCCCACTACCATAACCTTTTTCTTTTTATCAGCGGGCTTAATCTCATATTCCCCCTCCTTTGCGAGTGATGCATTTATGCGGCAGAATGACTTACCGGGGACACCCGGTATATAATTTGTATGTATCGCCTCGATGCAGGAGAGGCAGCGTGTGCATGGTGCAATATCATCCAGCCTTTCTTCTGCAACCTTGTTTGGGAGGTCAGGGTCTGCCAGAAGGCGTCTTGTCATGCCGATAAAGTCTGCCTTGCCCTCTCGCAGTATCCTCTCTCCCATTTCAGCGTTGATGCCTGCTGTGGCAATAACAGGTATTTTGACTGCCTTTTTAACAAGTGCGGCGAGAGGCACCCAGAAACCGGCCCCGCTTTTACTTCCATCAAGTTCTTTTGGAAGTGGATCAGGCACCTCGGGATAACAAACCGCCTCTGGCCAGTTAATTAAACTGTACAAAGGCCCTATACCATCGGCCTTGGGATGAAGGTTATCAGCTCCCGCAGCCTCAAAGAGCCTGCCGAACTCCTGACCCTCAGCGGCAGTTATGCCATCATCTATCCCATATTCAGCAGCATTATAAAGCACACCGATCGGGTAGTCATTACCCAGACGCGCCTTCATCTTCTGAAGTATCTCAACCATGAACCTGGCCCTGTTCTCAAGGCTTTGTGGGCCATACTGGTCTGTGCGTTTATTCCAGTGACGCGACATAAAGGTGTTGCCAAGGTGTTGTGTGCCGCAGTGTATCTCAAGGTGGTCAACCCCTGCCTGTTTCAAACGCTCCCCGGCCTTTACAAACTTTTCCTGAATATCTTCGATCTCGCTTAATGTTGCCTCTGCTGTTTCATCGCTCAGGAAACCATACACCTCTTCTTGCATCACCGATGCGGCAATGGGCGGGCGACCGGCAAGGGAGGCAGGGCACCATGGCCCTGCATGCATCATCTGTACAGATAGTTTGCAGTCATATTTATGAACGGCCTCTGCCAGTTTTATAAAGCCAGGAATGTATTTGTCAGAATCAATACGCAACCCGTCAGGCATCCTTGCGCCAAGGGGATAATCAAGGTAGGCGTTCCATAAAATAACCATACCGGCCCCGCCCTTAGCCACTGCCTCTACATAGTCGATAGTCCTCTGGTTCATGTGGGCATCAACAGGGTCATGGGTATTCATCTCCGCGGCAGTCTTTATGATCCGGTTCTTTAACCGCATCTTGCCTATATAAAAAGGTGAAAGCAGCATTTCAAACTGCGTCTTACCGTTCATTATTACTCCTCCTTGATTAAGTAAAGAATCCCTTTTGCTTTGAGGAACGAAGTATATGGAGTCAGGTGTTTTAAGTCAATATTAATTCACCCCACTACTTTGTATGAAAATATAGCAACCCATAGAGATTTAACTTATATTGATTTTTTCCTGAAGTATGCGAATTCAGGTGATGCGACCAGGTGTGAAAAAAAACAAGGTGACAAGATTTTCAGCCCATTTGTTTATTAGAAAATGATGCTATGATTCACCTGAATAGATTGAAGGGGTAAAAATGGAACATGATAAAATAAGTATAAACATAGTAAAATAAAATCTATTTAAAATTCCAAAAACCAAATTAGCCGAGTTAAATGATTTTATTGAATCTATTTTAATGAAATCTGATTCCTGTAAAACAAAACGGGTAGAAAAACTCGAAGGGATATGGAAAGGATTGGGCTTCGAAAAGATAACTGATCTAGACAAAAGTATTCGAGAAATCCGTAACGAGTCAGAAAATCTGATGTAAGAGATACAATTCTACCCTGGATAATTATAAAATAGTCGATTTGGATTTTGATGTAGTTGAAACAGCTAAAACTATTAAAGGACTTGAACTCCACGACAGGCTTATAGTCTCAACCTCTTTGTTTTTGAATATCCCGATATTGACAAGTGACCAAGGTATTATGGATTCTGCGCAGGTCACAACCATATGGAATTAGCTATCGGACATCTAAAAAGAGCCGCAGATAGTGTAACAAGCTCATGCTTATACTTTTCATAGATATCGCACAGAACGGTTTTCTGGCCCCGGTTGAGCTTCCAAATAAGTATTTTGTCTTCCAGCATTTAGTACCTTTATATCGACTGCAATCGTATATTTACCTATATGACAATCGATATAGCAAAATTAGTATATTTTTTCTGTTAAAAATGGTGCTTGTATTTTTTAATAAAAAATCCTAAACCTAACGCACTATATCTTTACTGGCACATCCTCCTGAAAGGAACGTTAATCCCCGGGGAGCAATAATAAAGGCAAAATAGCCTTAAGAGGCAGGGAAATGATCAATAGGATAATGAATAATATGGAAGATAAAAATAAGGCAACATTATATTCCCTCATAACACTAATACTTATTTTGTTAATCAGTAATAACCCGCTTTTTGCCTTTGAAAGCAAATCATATATTGCTGCAAAAAAAGAGAGAAATTCATTTACACTCAGTGAATCCGGACACTCCAATCCCATCATCATTGCAAATAATGATTTTCCGGGCGTTAAACGTGTCGCGAATATATTACAAAGAGACATAGCTGAGGTAACCGGTTCAAGGCCTGATATCCATATTGATCAGCTTCCCTCATCCGGGTACATGGTAATTGCCGGGACAATCGGTAAAAACAGCTTCATAGATAGGTTGATAAATAATAATCGGCTTCAGGTTGATGATATAAAAGATAAAAGAGAGAGCTTTATTATTCAGGGTGTAGATAACCCCTTCCCATCAGTTGAAAAGGCCCTGATTATAGCCGGCAGTGATAAACGCGGTACAATCTATGGGATGCTGGATATATCCAGGCAGATCGGGGTCTCTCCCTGGCACTGGTGGGGTGATGTGCCTGTAAAAAGGAAAACGAACATCTATGTATCCCCTGGCAGATATACAGAGGGAGAGCCAAAGGTAAAATACCGCGGGATATTTATTAACGATGAGGCACCATGTCTTTCTGGCTGGTCAAAGGCAAAATTCGGAACTGATATGTTCAACCACGAACTCTACGAACCCATGTTTGAACTGATATTGAGGCTGAAAGGGAATTTCCTGTGGCCTGCGATGTGGGGACGCGCATTTTATGACGATGACCCTGAAAACGCCAGGCTTGCAGATGAATATGGTATCGTAATAGGCACCTCTCATCATGAACCCATGATGCGGGCGCATGATGAATGGCGTCGTTACGGGACAGGCAAATGGGATTATGAGAGCAACAGTGAGGAGCTAAAGAAATTCTGGAGAGATGGCATTAAAAGAATGGGCCGGAATGAAAGCATCATTACCCTTGCCATGCGCGGGGACGGGGATATGGCAATGAGTCCTGACGCTAACATTGAACTTCTACAGAAAATCGTAATTGATCAGAGGGAAATCCTGACTCAAGTTACAGGGAAGGGCATTACAGAAATTCCGCAGGTATGGGCCTTGTACAAGGAGGTGCAGGAGTATTACGACAAAGGCATGAGGGTGCCTGATGATGTAACCCTGCTTCTCTGTGATGATAACTGGGGGAATATCAGGAAACTGCCTAACCCTGCGGACAAGCACCGTAAGGGAGGTTATGGCATATATTATCATTTTGATTTTGTCGGTGGGCCGAGAAATTACAAGTGGCTTAACACAAACCAGATTGAAAGGGTGTGGGAGCAGATGAGGCTTGCATGGGAATATGGCGCACGTGAGATCTGGGTTGTAAATGTGGGAGACCTTAAACCCATGGAATTCCCCATAAGCTTCTTCCTTGACTACGCATGGGACCCTGAAAGGATTAATGCGAAAGATCTGCCTCAATATTATAAACGATGGGTAGAAGAGCAGTTCGATAAGAGATACAGCAACGAGATTGCCGATATACTGAATAAATACACAAAATACAATTCAAGAAGAAAGCCTGAGATGCTCTCCCATGAGACATACAGCCTTGTCAATTACCGTGAGGCTGAAACAGTTGTTAATGATTATAAAGCGTTATACGAAAAGGCAACCATGATAGGGCGCTCCCTTGGTAAGGTATATCAGGATTCCTTTTATCAGCTAATCCTTCACCCTGTTGAGGCATGCGCCAATCTGTATGAACTCTATTTTACAGTCGCAAAAAACAGGCTTTACGCGGCACAGAAACGGAACCTGACAAATGACCTTGCCATAAAGGCTGAGGAATTATTTAAACGTGACGCAGAGATATCCCATTACTATAATAAGGTCATGGCTGGCGGTAAATGGGATCACATGATGGACCAGGTTCATATAGGGTACACCATGTGGAACGATCCCCCGGATAACATCATGCCGGAAGTGGCGAAGATTGATATCCCTGATGAGGCCAGGATGGGAATCGCTTTTGAAGGGGCTGAAAAGGCCATATTGCCTGAAGATAAAAATGTAAGGCTTCCTGAGTTTGATTCATTAAATAATCAGAAATATTATATAGATATTTTTAACAGAGGGAAAAGGCCATTCAGGTTTATTGCCACGCCTGACAGGCCATGGATAAAAATATCAGATAAACAGGGTGAGATTGCCACTGAAAAAAGGATATGGGTAAGCATTGACTGGGGCAGGGCGCCTTCAGGCACAAGCATGGCCTCTGTTAATATTTCTGACCGGGAAAATAATTTTATCATTACAGCGGTTATCAACAACAGGGAAGTCAAAAGAGAGGAGATAAAAAACTGTTTTGTTGAGGCCAACAATTATGTTTCAATTGAGGCTGTAAATTATACATATAAGAGTGAACCTGCCCCTTACTCATGGCAGGTCATCCCTAATCTGGGGCGGACAAATTCAGCAATCACCCTTTTGCCTGTTACCGCAATGGATATCCCGCCGGATAATAGGCCAGGTCTTGAATACGATATTTATCTCTTTAACAGGGGTACCTTTAATATCAGCTTTTATCTATCTCCCACCCAGAATTTCGGATACAAAGAGGGGCTTAAATTCGCAGTATCTATTGATGATAAAGAACCTGTGGTTATCAACATGCATGAAGGAGATACCCCTGACTGGAAATACCCGAAATACTGGGAACAGGCAGTAGGTAATAATATTCGAATAGCAAAAACTGAGATGAACAATATTGAACCGGGAAGGCACACCCTCAAGTTCCATGCAATTGACGCGGGCATCGTGCTTCAGAAGATCGTAATAGGAAAAGGGGATGTGAAGCCAGCCTACCTGGGGCCTCCAGAGAGTTACAGCAATGTTTTTAAAAAAGAGTAGGATATTTTTTATAATTAAGGAGACCAATACATGAGCAACGCAGATAACACCAGTAAACTTCCCCGTTCAGATGTTTTTAATTATGCATTTTATATGACTTCCGAGATGCTTTTTCTTTTAATGCCTACCACATTCATGAACATATTTTTGACTGATAACCTGCTGATCAGCGCCGCTATTGTTGGTTCTGTACTCGCTATCGCCCGTATTCTTGATGGCATAGCGGGGCTTGTGTCCGGCATGATTATCCAGAAAACAAGGGAAAAGGGGATATATTACAGTAAATGGATAACAGCTACCCGCTGGTTTATCTGCTGCGGCATAATATTAATGTTCTCAAACACATCTGCTATGCCTCTTTCAGTCAAACTGGTTATTGTATTTATTGCCTACTGCATGATTAATCTCTCTATGAATTTTATCCAGACATCCCAGTTCAATGTCCTTGCAATCATGGGAGGCACATCCCTGGAAAAGAGGAACCTGCTCGCATTCAGGGGCACACAGGGTGTTACAATTGCAACATTAATTGGCAGCATATCCCTTGTCCCCATAATTAATAAGGTGCTTACTCCCATTATCGGGAGTAATTATGCATATTTTGTCATGGGTATAGTCTGTGTGCTTCCCTATATGTTCGGCTGTCATTTTCTTGCAAAGTCTGCCAGAAAATATGAAGAGGCCTCACCGTTCAGTGCAGGTATAAAAATCAGGGTTGTTGATATGGTTAAGTCTGTATTCACAAATGATCAGTTGCTTATCCTGATTTTGGTAATGTCTGCCTCTTACATTGCCCAATACACAGTAATGACTCTTGCTGTCCATTATTTTACCTATGTGATGGGTAATGTAATATTGATGACATACTCCATGACAATCGGAACAATAGTCAGTGTTGCTGGGGCATTTATAGGGCCTAAGATCGGCGTTTGGCTTGGCAAAAAACATGCTATGGTTGTAGGACTTCTTGGCCAGTGTCTTGCGCTGGTACTGGTTTACTTTTTTGCCCGGACATCTGTTATTGTTTATATAGTTTTATACAGTTTATTCTCTATAGCAATGTATATATATTTTGGTTTTAATGCC includes:
- a CDS encoding helix-turn-helix domain-containing protein; the protein is MERYLYTIEKVAELLDVHKKTILRYIKEGKLKANKVGGRWRIHGNDLTSFVGAKDAPDESLTHNQKPKADVTPEPWVSTVVHVENKEREEFIRISNTLIAIKSGADAQDRRCRIDAVYFEEELKIQVLIWGTLDFTDKILKILEELLK
- a CDS encoding alpha/beta hydrolase, translating into MKRDRDTAITVCIKNPDALKKYYNAILEYWPVPMEKIYIPTSLGKTLCIKCGDEKNLPMILIHGSMSNSASWMADIKRLSEKYCTYCLDIPGDPGGSEDRRFNWHGPYFSQWIKECMDYLKVDRAVVGGLSLGGWASLRFAIDYPERVNKLLLLAPAGLAPVKMALSFLFLSLMGKWGREKILKRLFKGREITKELRDFFEVTAGNCKPRYGKVPVFSDKELASLSIPVIYIGAKEDVLIDTKRSHERISKCVSNLKSLVLDEGHALVGLSDEVFELLG
- a CDS encoding nuclear transport factor 2 family protein codes for the protein MTREEFDVYLKKFNSRDYDGFLKYFADDFEMVHVGGSFKTRESVKKFYAFLHNYIKESVIVDRFVSDEYNVVLEARVQIEGVKELTPEAVAASDWPKLTPLKVGQKAVIPQFIHYHLEKGKFKKVVCAEL
- a CDS encoding FAD-dependent oxidoreductase, which gives rise to MNGKTQFEMLLSPFYIGKMRLKNRIIKTAAEMNTHDPVDAHMNQRTIDYVEAVAKGGAGMVILWNAYLDYPLGARMPDGLRIDSDKYIPGFIKLAEAVHKYDCKLSVQMMHAGPWCPASLAGRPPIAASVMQEEVYGFLSDETAEATLSEIEDIQEKFVKAGERLKQAGVDHLEIHCGTQHLGNTFMSRHWNKRTDQYGPQSLENRARFMVEILQKMKARLGNDYPIGVLYNAAEYGIDDGITAAEGQEFGRLFEAAGADNLHPKADGIGPLYSLINWPEAVCYPEVPDPLPKELDGSKSGAGFWVPLAALVKKAVKIPVIATAGINAEMGERILREGKADFIGMTRRLLADPDLPNKVAEERLDDIAPCTRCLSCIEAIHTNYIPGVPGKSFCRINASLAKEGEYEIKPADKKKKVMVVGGGPAGMEAARVAALRGHDVTLYEKEHYLGGSVPVAATIKGLDIEDLPALVRYLYTQITKLGVKINLGKEVNRTLIEKIKPDVLILATGGLYSVPDIPGIDSPKVVKAADLNRTLKNFLRFFSPRLLIWATKIWMPIGKNVVIIGGGIHGLQTAVFLVKRGRKVTVVETAEKMGKMVIENHKVRLFGWLEQKGVTLYPGVKYEEITERGLTIITKEGEKKTLEADTILPALPMLPDTELMTRMKGTAPEIYQIGDCGDPALIIDAIGDGSRIGREI
- a CDS encoding glycosyl hydrolase; translated protein: MEDKNKATLYSLITLILILLISNNPLFAFESKSYIAAKKERNSFTLSESGHSNPIIIANNDFPGVKRVANILQRDIAEVTGSRPDIHIDQLPSSGYMVIAGTIGKNSFIDRLINNNRLQVDDIKDKRESFIIQGVDNPFPSVEKALIIAGSDKRGTIYGMLDISRQIGVSPWHWWGDVPVKRKTNIYVSPGRYTEGEPKVKYRGIFINDEAPCLSGWSKAKFGTDMFNHELYEPMFELILRLKGNFLWPAMWGRAFYDDDPENARLADEYGIVIGTSHHEPMMRAHDEWRRYGTGKWDYESNSEELKKFWRDGIKRMGRNESIITLAMRGDGDMAMSPDANIELLQKIVIDQREILTQVTGKGITEIPQVWALYKEVQEYYDKGMRVPDDVTLLLCDDNWGNIRKLPNPADKHRKGGYGIYYHFDFVGGPRNYKWLNTNQIERVWEQMRLAWEYGAREIWVVNVGDLKPMEFPISFFLDYAWDPERINAKDLPQYYKRWVEEQFDKRYSNEIADILNKYTKYNSRRKPEMLSHETYSLVNYREAETVVNDYKALYEKATMIGRSLGKVYQDSFYQLILHPVEACANLYELYFTVAKNRLYAAQKRNLTNDLAIKAEELFKRDAEISHYYNKVMAGGKWDHMMDQVHIGYTMWNDPPDNIMPEVAKIDIPDEARMGIAFEGAEKAILPEDKNVRLPEFDSLNNQKYYIDIFNRGKRPFRFIATPDRPWIKISDKQGEIATEKRIWVSIDWGRAPSGTSMASVNISDRENNFIITAVINNREVKREEIKNCFVEANNYVSIEAVNYTYKSEPAPYSWQVIPNLGRTNSAITLLPVTAMDIPPDNRPGLEYDIYLFNRGTFNISFYLSPTQNFGYKEGLKFAVSIDDKEPVVINMHEGDTPDWKYPKYWEQAVGNNIRIAKTEMNNIEPGRHTLKFHAIDAGIVLQKIVIGKGDVKPAYLGPPESYSNVFKKE